In Ipomoea triloba cultivar NCNSP0323 chromosome 15, ASM357664v1, one genomic interval encodes:
- the LOC116007120 gene encoding 60S ribosomal protein L24-like: protein MVLKTELCRFSGAKIYPGKGIRFVRADAQVFLFANSKCKRYFHNRLKPSKLTWTAVYRKQHKKDLAQEAVKKRRRTTKKPYSRSIVGATLEVIQKKRAEKPEVRDAAREAALREIKERIKKTKDEKKARKAEVMAKSQKAGKGNVPKGGASKGPKLGGGGGKR from the exons ATGGTTCTCAA GACAGAACTCTGTCGTTTCAGTGGGGCGAAGATATATCCTGGGAAAGGCATAAGATTTGTGCGTGCAGATGCTCAG GTTTTCCTGTTTGCAAATTCAAAATGCAAAAGATATTTCCATAATAGGCTAAAGCCTTCCAAGCTTACTTGGACAGCAGTCTACAGAAAACAGCACAAGAAG GATCTTGCACAAGAGGCTGTTAAAAAGAGGAGAAGAACAACTAAGAAGCCCTACTCTAGATCAATTGTGGGTGCAACCTTGGAGGTTATCCAGAAGAAACGAGCTGAAAAACCCGAAGTTAGAGATGCTGCTAGGGAGGCTGCTCTCCG TGAAATTAAGGAAAGGATCAAGAAGACTAAAGATGAGAAGAAGGCAAGGAAAGCAGAGGTGATGGCGAAGTCACAGAAAGCGGGGAAAGGCAATGTTCCCAAGGGCGGAGCATCAAAGGGTCCCAAGCTTGGAGGTGGAGGCGGGAAACGCTGA
- the LOC116007578 gene encoding putative homeobox-leucine zipper protein ATHB-51, with the protein MDWNGNFTIPFVPRQPPTSQDVSFNFLCGYNYDHYPGSIEMKNAMQSHNALFPPLEKHVGFGNPMDKKKRLTNDQLESLENNFQDEIKLDPDRKQRLAKELGLQPRQIAVWFQNRRARWKTKQLERLYDSLKHDFEAVTREKQKLQEEVLTLRSILKDQATKKQVSTGYTEMSGEETVESTSIPSSNCRALQPNTHQMADCNFAFNVEECNPLMQSYWETLPYQ; encoded by the exons ATGGACTGGAATGGCAACTTCACCATACCTTTTGTTCCTCGTCAACCGCCGACGTCCCAGGATGTTTCTTTCAATTTCCTCTGCGGTTACAATTATGATCACTATCCAG GCAGCATAGAAATGAAGAACGCAATGCAAAGCCATAACGCACTGTTTCCGCCATTAGAGAAGCACGTCGGCTTTGGGAACCCGATGGACAAGAAGAAGAGGTTGACGAACGATCAGTTAGAGTCGTTAGAGAACAATTTTCAAGATGAAATAAAACTAGACCCCGATAGGAAACAACGGTTGGCCAAGGAGCTAGGGCTGCAACCTAGGCAAATCGCTGTTTGGTTCCAGAACAGACGGGCTAGGTGGAAGACTAAGCAGCTGGAACGTCTCTATGATTCTCTCAAACACGACTTTGAAGCTGTCACAAGAGAGAAACAGAAGCTCCAAGAAGAG GTGTTGACACTAAGATCAATACTCAAAGATCAAGCCACAAAGAAGCAAGTCTCCACAGGCTACACAGAAATGTCAGGGGAGGAGACTGTTGAGAGCACATCGATTCCCAGTTCAAACTGCAGGGCTCTACAGCCAAATACCCATCAGATGGCTGACTGCAACTTCGCCTTCAATGTTGAGGAATGCAATCCGTTGATGCAATCGTACTGGGAAACTCTTCCATATCAGTGA
- the LOC116006510 gene encoding uncharacterized protein LOC116006510, whose product MESSGMYSSMGSGMLGLEMSLHHQIPPQQNPNHIQQQSQPSMVAFDHHHHQSQPAAKPGLYGYGGKPKAQGLTLSDEDEPATADQSSAEDGKRKMSPWQRMKWTDDMVKLLIMVVYYIGDEGGPDGGINDKKGGQGGGHGVLQKKGKWKSVSRAMMERGFSVSPQQCEDKFNDLNKRYKRVNDILGKGTACRVVENQTLLESMDLSPKMKEEVKKLLNSKHLFFREMCAYHNSCGHGAAGSPEPPAPQQNCLHSRESARIQPNLPLKTPENENEEGENKDGESDSSEEEEDDHDLEQSHYEEEEDEADQGLSRKRPKKTGSFTPMLQQLSTELTNLCQDSTRSPLEKRHWIRARMMQLDEQQIRVDSQKLELAKQRLKWEKYSSKKEREMEKEKLTNERKRLENDRMVLLLQQKELELLDHLHHQRTSDPSSVTG is encoded by the coding sequence ATGGAGTCTAGTGGGATGTATTCAAGTATGGGGTCTGGGATGCTTGGGCTAGAAATGTCACTCCACCATCAAATCCCTCCCCAGCAAAACCCTAACCACATTCAGCAGCAATCCCAGCCGTCCATGGTGGCGTTtgaccaccaccaccaccagagTCAACCCGCTGCAAAACCGGGTCTTTATGGCTATGGCGGAAAGCCCAAAGCTCAGGGGCTAACTCTCAGTGATGAAGATGAGCCTGCCACGGCCGATCAGAGCAGCGCTGAAGATGGGAAGAGGAAAATGTCGCCGTGGCAGAGGATGAAATGGACGGATGATATGGTGAAGCTGCTGATCATGGTGGTGTATTATATCGGCGATGAAGGCGGGCCTGACGGCGGCATTAACGACAAGAAGGGCGGGCAGGGCGGCGGCCACGGCGTTTTGCAGAAGAAAGGGAAATGGAAATCCGTTTCCCGGGCAATGATGGAGAGAGGATTCTCCGTTTCCCCTCAACAATGCGAGGATAAATTCAATGATTTGAACAAGAGATACAAAAGGGTTAATGATATCCTCGGAAAAGGAACCGCGTGTCGCGTCGTGGAGAATCAAACCTTGCTTGAATCCATGGATTTATCTCCTAAGATGAAAGAGGAAGTCAAGAAACTACTAAATTCCAAGCACTTATTCTTCCGAGAAATGTGCGCCTATCACAACAGTTGCGGCCACGGCGCCGCCGGGTCCCCGGAACCGCCGGCTCCCCAACAGAACTGCCTACATTCCCGCGAGAGTGCAAGAATCCAACCTAATTTACCCCTTAAAACCCCGGAAAATGAAAACGAAGAAGGCGAAAACAAAGATGGCGAAAGCGACTCCTCCGAGGAGGAAGAAGACGATCATGACCTCGAACAAAGCCACTACGAGGAAGAAGAGGACGAGGCCGATCAAGGATTATCACGAAAGCGCCCGAAAAAAACCGGGTCATTTACACCAATGCTTCAGCAACTAAGCACAGAACTAACAAATCTATGCCAAGACAGCACCAGAAGCCCGCTGGAAAAGCGGCACTGGATAAGAGCAAGAATGATGCAGCTGGATGAACAGCAAATTCGAGTCGATTCCCAGAAACTGGAGCTCGCGAAGCAGCGGCTGAAATGGGAGAAATACAGCAGCAAAAAGGAGAGGGAGATGGAGAAGGAGAAGCTCACAAATGAACGAAAGCGATTAGAGAATGACAGAATGGTCCTTCTGCTGCAGCAGAAAGAGTTAGAGTTGCTTGATCATCTTCATCACCAAAGAACCAGTGACCCATCCTCTGTTACAGGGTAG